The genomic window TTATGCATAAACTTTTGTTGCGACGCCCTAGAAATGGTGTAAGTAGCCAAGGAAATTCAGATCCTGTACTCCTAATTTATAGTAGGAGGAGGATGGTTTTCAATTTTATGTCCCAAATTACGATGGGATTAACCTTGAAAATCACAATGAGTTAAACTTTGAAGAAatacagtgggggcaatccgaCCAAGTAAGAGATGAACATTACCAACCGGACAAGATAGCATTCGGGCGCGTTGGCAATAAGGACTTATTGAGCAAAGagcaataacaactcaaacattaaaaatggatcattctcatgacattctgcattcattcaaatgtcattcatacacatctagttaggagcatttgattcattctgatcatgtcatcctaatcactaggcataattaggttcataaaataaaACATACAGGTCATGTTATCAATGaggatagcagatcttatctttctgtATTTAGCAGCGgaggagatcgaagatagcagatcttatcttcctgtatttggcagcggaggaGATCGAAGATAGCGGATCTTAttttcctgtatttggcagcggaggaGATCAAAGATagcggatcttatcttcctgtatttggcagcggaggagatcgaagatagtagatcttatcttcctgtatttggcagcagaggagatcgaagatggtgaatcttatcttcccaatacaatGGAGAAGCAGATtcaagccattagtcctatcaccctaagcagtagtggagtaggtcgaagattgcagattctgtcaccctaagcagtagtggagcagattgaagatggtgaatcttatcttcccaatacagtggagaagtagatttaagccattagtcctatcaccctaagcagtagtggagtaggttgaagattgcagattctgtcaccctaatcagtagtggagcagatcaaagatggtgaattttatctttccaatacagtggagaagcagatttaagccattagtcctatcaccctaagcagtagtggagtaatTTGAAGCTtgtagattctgtcaccctaatcagtagtggagcagatcaaagatggtgaatcttatcttcacaatacagtggagaagcagatttaagccattagtcctatccccctaagcagtagtggagtaggttaaagattACAAATTTTGTCACCCTAATcagtagtggaacagatcgaagatggtgaatcttatcttcccaatacagtggagaagcagatttaagccattagtcctatcaccctaagcagtagtggagtaggtcgaagattgcagattctgtcaccctaagcagtagtggagcagatcgaagatggtgaatcttatcttcacaatacagtggagaagcagatttaagccgttagtcctatcaccctaagcagtagtggaataggtcgaagattacagattctgtcaccctaaacagtagtggagcagatcaaagatgcggaatcttatcttcccaaggtagtagggaagtaAATTTAAATCACAAATGTCATCCCTGAAGTTGCTgtgaagaagattgaagctacaagttagatctctctgaagtgcagtggagtggatcaaaacaacaagacacagtggactagaataaagctacttgaagaagtgaagtaccaaaataagtcaagactcggcgagaccgggcaaaattggtcttttttagtctttgctctgttctcgttacacgataacaaGCAAATAGGGGCAGCTGTACAGACCCATTTTGCCCTAGCCCAAACTCTTAATACCCAAACCATACCATAAGCCCAAAATCTAAAAGCCCAAACCCAATACACCAATTACCCTAGCCTAtgttcagaaaaaaaaaagggaagaacaAGTAGCagcaaccctaggtgcgccgcacctagggtcttcAGCCACCAACCCTCTGCCACTAATACCACCggccacctgctccacctgcTACAGCCGCACCTGCCCTCCACTTGCACTGTCATCTACAAGAAGAAAAGACAgcaacaaatattaaaaaaaatcttgtaaaatggctatataaagccaagtATAAGCCGATGTAAAAGGAGGGGGGGATTTTCGaagattttttcttcttctctttcggCAAAAGCCAAACAATGTAAAAGGGGGTtcttctaaaaaaaaaagaggaaatctGAAGAACAAAGATTAAAAAAGCAATAAAAGGtcactcttttttatttttgtcttgttttattttattttatttatttatttcgaaatACAAAATACAACAAGAAATGAGGCATTTCTACCTTTTTTTACTGACGTCGGAGCGATCAGGAGGACGAGGAGACCATTCGGCGGAAAAAGGGGAGACTTTTGGTCTCCCCGCCGGCGCCGGCGGCCGGCAAAGTGGCCCATGGCCAGACCTTAGGCCGGAGTTTGGACTGAAAGAGGGGAGGGGGAGAGaacttttaagttttttttttctgaaataacaaggcaaatgaattttttttctagaaaattggcttaaataggcttccaaaacgacgtcgttttgggcagccttctcaggcaccaaaacggcgccgttttgctctTGACCCGGATTTCAACCCGACCGCctgaaggatccgcgtgttttcaacggaagggctaattgcacctttagcccttccgctttttaatggttttataatcaagtcttttatcatttttaatttggccctgtgATTTTTGCGcttattccaatttggtcctgAACGAAGTGATGCGCTAAAGTTTAGGAATATTTGCTCAATCAGCCCTCCATTCTTTGGGCGCATTCTATTTCAGTCCCTGGCCActcctttcttattttatttgggATTTTCACCCCCAGATTTCTGTTTTAAGTTCAAATCAGTCCTTTTTCGTTACTTtggttaatttattattaaaattgacaaatttgatgttattattattataattattataattattattatattttccctttatgtatatatatttacgcTACTATTATTATACTATTAGTTCCtccttattattgttatatttttatttatatttacttatttaaattttaaataaacttgtcctattatattactattatataactatttatatatctttgcaccttattatatttatatgttttctataccttatatatacatatatattttatatacatattcttaattttcatatatatatatatacacgtaattctatactttttatatactctttaatttgtatatatatacgtactttcatatatacatgtttttatatatttctattatttttataattcatatatatatctttatttattttcttcatgtATATTTCTGCTATTGTTATTTTATCTTGCTTCGGTTTGTCTGTttggtattttttatatattagtctcattacttatttatattttgttttgctcgtgattattttacttacattatcatcatcatttcattacacccattttttttagattttaaaaaagaaattttaaaaatataagtaatattcgATATTttagatcttcgagagaatcgagccctaacgtattgggttccgattttcttcgttgaatctaaataatcgggattactcttttaaaaatgatgaaaagcttgttatcgagaattcaatacgttgtgtcctaacgcattggatgtgacacgttgttttctcgagacgaggagtttttgaaataaatgcaatattcaatgtttaatattttgaggaattgtgccctaacgtattgggttgcgatttcttcatttgatttaaacaatgaatattcttttaaactttattacacgatttttttaaactcaagttttaaacgatatcTGGAGTTAAGAAAAGATTGTGTCATAACTTACTGGGTATGATCcctttcctaaacccgagataataaaatatttttttaaataaataaaattttggcattcattcgTGTATCggaaattcgagacattgtgtcctaacttactggatatgatgttttctttctcgattaacgtggaaTGTGCCCCCTTTTCcccaaattttcaactttttaatacaaggatcgtatttttaaatttctttaaagttttcagcttttcgacattaagacattaagtaatcaactaaggtaccaattttgggcgtatcgagggtgctaatccttcctcgtgcgtaaccgactctcgaacccattttctaaatttcgtggaccgaaaccgttgttttaataaaatcaaatcatttattaaaaacaacctttttcgaggtgatccaatcacacctcataaaaaaaagatattggtggtgactcccgtttcatttttcaaaacccaagtcgaccccgtttttcatccaaaaaatggtgtcaacagtatCCAAATCAACAGATTTAAAATATCTGATATGATTTTtcaaaaagatattttaatatatttatgtaatttatattgttCATAATACAATCTTTCatgtaattttactaaaaaataatttaaaacccaaaGTTTGGAACACTGACAATATtatagcataaaaataacatttactaAAATCGTATTATAGCATAGAATTTTTTTATGTAGAGTTTATactaaacttataaaaaatataattatgttataatttaaATAAGATTACTTATAAATTCgtgtttaaattgaatatttatttggtaaaatcatattaatataaataattacataattatgtatatgtaaatatataatcTTGTATAGTATCTAACTATTGGATATAAGAAATggtaattcaaatatatataattatttgtcaccaattttaattaatatcatcAACGGATAAATTGATATATCAATTAATATATGTAGggtaataaataattaataaacgtggattaattaactaaatattttagattataaattattttaatatacttaagtaatttataacataattatgttataattataggaaatctaaaattactatagtaaatctaaattatataatttagtaaCCTATGTAACTtggataattaaaatttaaaaaaataggaaaaaaaagttatattatatatatatttgaaggaATTGGTCATGCCTTTTGAAGATGATGGAGTTGAAGAAAGGCCTCCCCCGAGTGACTATCCCATTTTTCGGATTGTATGATCCTCTTCTTAGTTTTCTACTTCGCCAATGGCGACAATGTGCCTAGCATTGGCCTTATAATAATGAAGTAAACCCCAAATCTTGTCCCCCCCACAGTTATAAATTACTGAGCTATCGGCAAAGGTGGCTTTGCATTGTACATTAATAATTTGGGACAGTAAAGAACTGAAATTTGTGGCTCAATTCATTGCAAATCTCTTTTTTTATTAAAGCAATGCTATGGGAGACTGATAATGTTAAAAAATGTGTCAAACTTCCAATGACCCaactaataaaataacttaaaactaAACTGTAGCAAATAACAATATCAGCTGTTCCGCCAGACTGATAATGTCACTCAAAGATGTTTACATTTTTGTTTTATCAATGATCAGTAAAGTTGAGGGGGTTGAAACAAAATGATGACATCCCTTACTTTTCTTCGTCAGTAGCTGCAGTGGCGGAAACGTAATATGCAACAGCAAACAGCCCATGAACGAAACACACAATCCCCCCTATGGACAACAAATGATGGTGCGTGAAACCACATGACGCCCTGGCTTTGTTGTTTGATATCATCCCTATCACCAGCGTCGACAATCCCACCGCTAATATGATCCTGATCAACCCAGAATTTACGTATGACATAAGGATCCACTTTTGATTAAATCCTAATTCCAATTTGGCAGTGCTTGATTTTGTGCAAGGCGGGCAAGGAAAGAATATTATATGTGCTTACTTACCATGTGAAAATGAGACATGCCATTGAGAGTTGCCTATTTGGGGAGGCTCTTTGGAACTCTTCTTGAGAACAAACACACATGCACCCACCCAGCAGGTTAATGAGAACGTGGGCTAGGCTTAACAGAACTGCTGCACCCAAAGCTAGCTTGAAAGCCTCATGGCTTGGGTCTCTGCACTCAAATATCCACAGTCTCAGGTGCTTAACCTGTTAAAAGAAAAGCATTGATCATATTAAAGCGATAAAACCTGGTGAATAAATTCATAGGATTAACAAAATGATGTAAACTCTTTGCCACGTATTAATCGAAATCGGTAATAGTAGTATTATGAAGACACCTTGTTTTGTGCAACTTCGGCTTGGATGCCAAGAATCCCTGCTGCAACATCCATGGCCACAATCAGAAAACAAATCAGAAGGCCTCTGAGTTTAAGCATATTTTATGATTGTTGATTATGATAGAGGACTTGAAGATGGGTTCCAAGAAACTAAGAGAAACAAATGGCAATTCTCTTCCTCTTTTTTTGTTCAACAGTGGGATTAGCTTAGGTGGTATATAtaagaaactataaaaaaaagaaagcttcttttataaatactttaatgttgcttttttatgttttcttgtcTTCTGATATTCTGGATTCCTTTCATGGGGAAGAAGAAAAGTAGGGTATAAATCAATGACCCGTAAATGATGTTggaatttttttgactttttcacAGATTAGCAAAAATCACCCATTTATTGTTGATAGGGTCAGTAAATAGGTATGGGTAGTGGATTATGGTAAAATGAAAACTACATATGAATTGTTATTTCGATATCTTAAGAAAATGAAATGGAGTTGCAGTTTGTTGAAATATAACTTCATTAGACTCATGCATCATTATATATATGGCAGTTGATGTGAGTCAAATCACATCAAAAGTGGAGAAAATTCCCAAATTGATGGTATAAATGATTAACGGTGGTGGTGGCACGTTTAAGAGGGAAACCCTGAGAAGGTTAGAATAATGGAACGTGAGCCAGCTATGACTTGAATCCTACTGCTAATGGCATGTGACAAAGGAAAAGACAAAAGAAAGAGTGATAAAGAAGGTGTCGATAGTTGATATAATCATGAAAGCAAGGAAGCGCGATGGAGATCACTGGGTTGGGTTATTGGGATACCCAAATTTCAAACCTATTCGTTGGACTTGGTTGGGTTTCTTCACAGTTTGGTAGCACATTTTTGAAGCCCAGATGAAGTTATCAACTACTTTCTCTATGCCTACAATTTGCCTAAACAAAATACAATTGCTAgcccccttttttctttttttcggtCGAGAAGAAAGATATTCATAAAACAAAGGAAGCATTCAGCAATTAGATTCACTAAGCAATTTGTTTCGCGGAGGACGAACTTGACAGAGATATATATGTTCATTCAACACACAACACAGTCGAATGTCTTCAAGCATGACCAAAATCCTCCAAAGGACGAGATGAGGAGGAAGAGAAAGATCATCCACAATTTCCTCGCAGCCTGTTTCATAGGAATGGCAAAAAACCTGAATTTCCACCGTTTCGACCGACCCCCGATTTGTTCgggttcaatttttttaattggatTTAGGGTAAGACGGGTcagatgaaattaaaaaattaatcgaGTCGGGTTGGGGTTGAGTTGAATTTGAGGTAAATCTGTTCGGTCCCATCTTGAGATATTTACAAAAATGCcccaaatatatattatattaaattttttatttcaataaataaattataaataaaaaattaaatgtattaagttttaagtttaaattttgaaaaaaaaatcttctttgactcaaaataaaaaaaattaaaaattttaatcttatttgcatcaaagtaaaaaataaaataattaaattaaattcagatCGAGATAAGCAGAATTAAGCCTCCTATTAAATTTCGAGTTTGGGACAACTTGTTCAAGTTTTAAATCTAAATCGGGGCAAACAAAAAATCGTGTCGTCTCGCTTCGTTGTCATCCCTATTTAATAACAACTCGGCACCCAAGGCAAAGTAGCATGGTTCTTTGACTGCAAAGGTCTCAGCCACTTCTACCAAGGCAAAATTGTTGGGGCCTTAATTGCCTTTGGATCAGCTATTGCATGATTTGTTGGAGCATCAGTTGAGGCAATTCTAACTCGATTGGTTAGTTTTTTATTAGCAAATGATATCTAATTGGagctaaaattaattttatgtttacTAGAGAATTTAGTTTTGCATGGGATAAGAAGGAAGAGGAGAGCAGGCTTGATCTTGATCTTGTTTGACTTGCCTTTACTTGGTGATACAGCTATTTTGAGTTTGTTTGGAGCTGAAAGCTCgcattcaaaattcaaattatagataaaggattgaattttaaacttgttttgtGTATGTGTATTGTTGCACTTTTGTATCCAAGTATGATCAACAATTCTGACAAGACTAAAAGTAGTATCTGAATTATTATATATCTACTTTACTCTctttaaaatttgttaattttaatcAGTGTTTGAACATCGGTTTGGGTATTGAATTGAGACAAACACAGCCATCAACTACACTGTTGGATGAGTTGCCCCAAACTCCCGCTACTCCACTCCtacattattttctaattttgtatCACATTATCAACAttattttctacatttttgaATTATCAAAAATTCGAGTCCTTCAAGTTGAATTGTTCGATTTTCCGAGTCAATTCGAATAAGTAAATTAGTTTTAAGTGAAAAACATACATAAAAATGTCCATCaaaatgtacataaaaatacatatggCCATATACAAACAATGTTAGAAAATAATACATAGTAATATATATAGGATACATACAATAATAGTAACCTcaatatattcataaaaatacatacaaaattatcaTGGTTATCATCCTAAACAAAAAATTTACCATCATAAATCATTATCCTACATATATATCATGCATTATATAAATAAGAGTTAGATGTTGTATATAAATTCAATACATCAAATTTATTTTGTAAACCaacaattataaataaatcacACTTATAATGTACATATTAATCATGCCAATCATATATGCATAAAAAGCgatatacaaaagaagaaataaaattaattttatcaatatacataaaatattaaaatttataattaatgacaATATGGGGAAAAGAGTAATTTGATGAACAATTTCACGAGTTCATAACAAAATTTGAAAgattaaaattgatattttaaaaggtgaaagaagaaataaaatgaaagtccttatttaaaaaaaatgatttttcaagGTTGAACTGCCGGGGCAAGCGAGAGACTGAGACGACAGCATGCGAATCAACCGAGATGAGTAGCGATGCTTTAGGAACATTGGTGCAATGACTGAACGGggtaaaagaaatatgaaaaaagCAAAATTGTGGGTTAAGAATTTTCCGTTTCGAGTGagattttgtgtttttgtttttgtttttttgtccCTTTAGTGCGAGTAAAATCCGATTCGATtcaaaaaagttaataaaatatttaaattttgaattaaatagttcgagttattcaaataaaCTCGACCgaaaacaatcaaaatttttaatttaacttaactatgaattacacaattcgaatTATCCGAAAATCtaaataagaaaagataaaactacgtcgttttgataaatgtttacccatcAACCTTACTTATacagttaaataatcttgtactttgtCTACCAGTTAAACAATCAGTCCGTGTAAacacaacattgagtataaataataggattcgttaactcgactcgaaattttttgactcgattcgaaaagaaattcaaattaaGTTCGGTTgttaaaataggattcgtcaactcaactaactcaaaattttttgactcaaCTCGATGCTCACCCCTAATGTCCCTTTATCATACAAATTAACTCCCtttttatagtaaaaaaaaacttaaaattctaGATTAATCTAACTTAATGATTTAATCAATCTACAAGataatactaattaatctaaataaataaaaactatttataaaataatactaattcaTCTAACTCCTAATTAactaataacaatattaataaaatcCACAAATATCCTACTATAAATCTAATAATAATCATCCTATTCTAATAATTATCCTAAAAATCCTAgtctaaataataaataaataaatacgttTATTTAACTAAac from Gossypium hirsutum isolate 1008001.06 chromosome D12, Gossypium_hirsutum_v2.1, whole genome shotgun sequence includes these protein-coding regions:
- the LOC107947562 gene encoding uncharacterized protein, whose amino-acid sequence is MLKLRGLLICFLIVAMDVAAGILGIQAEVAQNKVKHLRLWIFECRDPSHEAFKLALGAAVLLSLAHVLINLLGGCMCVCSQEEFQRASPNRQLSMACLIFTWIILAVGLSTLVIGMISNNKARASCGFTHHHLLSIGGIVCFVHGLFAVAYYVSATAATDEEK